In Rhizobium lusitanum, a genomic segment contains:
- a CDS encoding acyltransferase — MQAAANTPEAREHLTAEFDAHPWLFEHHATAAQRSEQDAFVAELAQRLPLRIGEACFLSPKAHIFPDSLTLGDRCIVAAGVRVHGQLIAGDHCSFNLNASVIGHVRMGSWVRVAAGAVLAGFDHIADDPETPIALQGVSYKGIEIGDDVWIGANAVVTDGVRIGSHCIVAAGAVVTRDVPDYALVGGNPARLIRDRRRPRSSTPADPLVAEIKTFSARMGEEWPKILAAHAAPASDRASWYLDPRNNRNAPFRADCDAIQIAAMFGAVPDPFTREEWTDRLAALQDPGTGLCFNTDTIQVVRENPPADPGGDNLYNILCIGYALECLGTAFRHPVSWASRLDASTLQRALNGLPWASKGWSSGAWVDALGTAYYFNARYFSDPGELATLMGWLTTRADPVTGLWGGPVGDDWLQPVNGFYRLTRGTYAQFGIPLLYPERTIDSVLAHLRRNGRFERVRFDACNVLDVIHPLMLCARQTDYRAEEISQVIRHLLNAALRHYTPGQGFAFARSEAPGLQGTEMWLSIVGLILAYLGLSDAASFQLVGLHRWGPALPVGSIRWPELAVR, encoded by the coding sequence ATGCAGGCCGCTGCCAACACCCCAGAGGCGAGAGAACATCTCACGGCGGAGTTCGATGCCCATCCCTGGCTGTTTGAACATCATGCGACGGCAGCACAGCGGAGCGAGCAGGATGCCTTCGTCGCCGAACTCGCACAGCGCCTGCCGCTGCGGATCGGCGAGGCCTGTTTCCTGTCGCCCAAGGCGCATATTTTCCCCGATAGCCTGACGCTCGGCGACCGCTGCATTGTCGCCGCGGGGGTGCGGGTTCATGGCCAGCTCATCGCGGGTGATCATTGCTCGTTCAATCTGAATGCGTCGGTGATCGGTCATGTCCGGATGGGGTCCTGGGTCCGCGTCGCCGCCGGCGCGGTGCTGGCCGGCTTCGACCATATCGCGGACGATCCGGAGACACCGATCGCGCTGCAGGGCGTTTCCTACAAGGGCATCGAGATTGGCGACGATGTCTGGATCGGCGCCAATGCGGTGGTAACCGACGGGGTCCGGATCGGCAGCCACTGCATCGTCGCGGCCGGGGCTGTCGTTACGCGGGACGTGCCTGACTACGCGCTGGTCGGCGGTAATCCCGCACGCCTGATCCGCGATCGCCGGCGACCTCGCTCTTCCACGCCGGCAGATCCTCTGGTGGCCGAAATAAAGACCTTCAGCGCTCGGATGGGGGAGGAGTGGCCCAAAATTCTCGCCGCTCATGCTGCGCCTGCGTCCGATCGAGCGTCGTGGTATTTGGACCCCCGCAACAACCGGAATGCACCGTTCCGCGCCGATTGCGACGCGATCCAGATCGCAGCGATGTTCGGCGCGGTTCCGGACCCCTTCACCAGAGAGGAGTGGACCGACCGGCTCGCCGCGCTCCAGGATCCGGGCACGGGGCTATGCTTCAACACGGATACGATCCAAGTCGTTCGCGAGAACCCGCCAGCCGATCCCGGTGGCGACAATCTCTACAACATCCTTTGTATCGGCTACGCCCTGGAATGTCTGGGCACAGCCTTCCGTCATCCGGTCTCCTGGGCGTCACGCCTCGATGCAAGCACGCTGCAACGCGCGCTGAACGGTCTGCCTTGGGCCAGCAAGGGCTGGTCTTCGGGCGCCTGGGTCGATGCGCTCGGTACGGCTTACTACTTCAACGCCCGCTACTTCAGCGATCCCGGGGAACTTGCGACCCTGATGGGCTGGCTGACCACGCGCGCGGATCCGGTGACCGGCCTCTGGGGCGGCCCGGTCGGCGATGACTGGCTGCAGCCTGTGAACGGCTTTTACCGGCTGACGCGGGGAACCTATGCCCAGTTTGGCATTCCGCTGCTCTATCCTGAGCGGACGATCGATTCCGTGCTGGCCCATCTGCGTCGTAACGGCCGGTTCGAGCGAGTGCGTTTCGATGCCTGCAATGTCCTCGATGTCATCCACCCGCTGATGCTTTGCGCACGGCAAACGGATTATCGCGCGGAGGAAATTTCGCAGGTGATACGGCATCTCCTGAACGCAGCGCTCCGACACTACACTCCTGGGCAGGGCTTTGCCTTTGCACGAAGCGAGGCCCCCGGCTTGCAGGGCACGGAGATGTGGCTGTCGATCGTCGGCCTCATCCTGGCGTATCTGGGCCTATCTGATGCGGCGAGTTTCCAGCTCGTCGGGTTGCATCGCTGGGGCCCCGCACTCCCGGTCGGCAGTATCCGCTGGCCGGAACTTGCGGTGCGATGA
- a CDS encoding GNAT family N-acetyltransferase: MTTETVGILDLGSGLRGRCSTSVHELPQEKLRKLTQGLPFWGAPSWWDALPRMHNQQILFLWVEDGFGDMLAVLPCQIAKGAETAVYYNVAETLVSESNFGSLDHLTLSERERLEACRQTVTLRDDLYPAFVGSISNSWCALTIDSDKSDQQIRRCIQAMTDLFDIVADRLGCGARAIFYVNERLAGMLDSAMSRLDYTSGEIGYEAVLDIEGSSFDDYLRRLSRHSRAVVRGEKRRFGESGLSLTVARGKKALTPEILELQAAVRAKYGLSTDPETLRVQHDAIRGAFDDELLVFSANRDGKPVAFSLFFVHGEAIYSYFTGADYEQTSGTFAYFNLVYYAPIEWAAANGFKKVHLSLSAYKAKLIRGFRLEPVRGFLNVKGPSQQDAAGIFSLLAISEQRARAPGHQEKALAG; the protein is encoded by the coding sequence ATGACAACCGAAACCGTAGGGATACTTGATTTAGGTTCAGGGCTCCGTGGAAGGTGCTCGACCTCGGTCCACGAGCTTCCTCAAGAAAAACTCAGAAAACTGACGCAAGGCCTGCCGTTCTGGGGAGCCCCAAGCTGGTGGGATGCTCTACCTAGGATGCACAATCAGCAGATTTTATTCCTTTGGGTTGAAGACGGCTTCGGGGACATGCTGGCAGTGCTGCCTTGCCAAATTGCAAAAGGCGCCGAGACGGCAGTCTATTACAATGTTGCAGAAACATTAGTTTCCGAATCTAATTTCGGTTCCCTCGATCACTTGACCTTATCAGAGCGGGAGCGGCTCGAAGCGTGCCGCCAAACTGTGACGTTGCGTGACGATCTTTATCCCGCCTTTGTCGGATCCATATCAAACTCTTGGTGCGCGCTGACCATCGACAGCGATAAATCCGATCAACAAATCCGTAGATGCATTCAGGCGATGACTGATTTGTTTGATATCGTCGCGGATAGGCTGGGCTGCGGGGCGCGGGCGATATTCTACGTCAACGAGCGGTTGGCTGGCATGCTCGATTCCGCGATGTCGAGACTCGATTATACGAGCGGCGAGATCGGTTACGAAGCGGTGCTGGATATCGAAGGAAGTAGTTTCGACGATTATCTGCGAAGATTGAGCCGTCATTCCCGCGCAGTGGTTCGAGGTGAGAAGCGCAGGTTTGGGGAATCGGGCCTGTCGCTGACGGTGGCGCGCGGAAAAAAGGCGCTCACCCCAGAAATCCTCGAGCTTCAAGCGGCTGTTCGAGCGAAGTACGGATTGAGCACCGACCCTGAAACGCTGCGCGTGCAGCACGACGCGATCCGCGGCGCTTTCGACGACGAGTTGTTGGTGTTCTCCGCGAACCGGGATGGCAAACCGGTGGCATTCTCCCTGTTCTTCGTGCACGGCGAAGCGATCTACAGCTACTTCACGGGCGCGGATTATGAGCAGACGTCAGGTACATTCGCGTATTTCAACCTGGTTTACTATGCCCCGATCGAATGGGCGGCGGCGAATGGGTTCAAGAAGGTTCATTTGAGCCTGTCCGCCTATAAGGCAAAGCTCATTCGCGGCTTCAGACTTGAGCCGGTGCGTGGCTTTCTCAATGTCAAAGGACCGTCGCAGCAGGATGCAGCGGGTATCTTCAGCCTTCTCGCGATCAGCGAACAGCGAGCCCGAGCCCCCGGTCATCAAGAGAAGGCATTAGCAGGATGA
- a CDS encoding MFS transporter has translation MSSPSFAGSNPQDAERTPTGLRQLLNGGDKSSFVLLLITMLIQTIGFGLLTCLSVIYFTRYVNLSPAAVGFGISIAGLAGIFVGLPVGHLADRITPKYLLSLLFILQAAAVLLYPLATTYAAFIVVIVLYQMVERGASAARGALVAKMFNSEAQSPTRAYIRTVANVGFGIGALISTSALSLDDRAVFHTCLFIAALAYVVAAGITLLLPVPTTPKLPASVHKGSMMGDRRFLSFALLNSVLSTYNAVLEVAMPLWIVGHTSAPPYMVPALFVINTVLIILLQVPVARFADRPSRAAPAMLTGSVLLAISCIALLFSSYFTAVPAVLILLVCVIVYSVGEALSVAGSWSLAYTLAPPARHGIYQGSFTASTTLGLLVGSSLVTTVPLSMPAVGWPGMAVLLTLAGLLSYFLFHNDEHYRPAAEERLGQHGLRSLFNLRNHRK, from the coding sequence ATGTCCTCCCCCAGCTTCGCCGGCTCAAACCCGCAAGACGCTGAACGAACTCCGACCGGCTTGCGACAGCTGCTGAACGGTGGAGACAAATCATCCTTCGTGCTCCTTCTGATAACTATGCTAATTCAGACGATCGGCTTCGGGCTGTTGACCTGCCTCTCCGTCATTTATTTCACGCGCTATGTGAACCTGTCTCCGGCGGCCGTAGGCTTCGGAATCTCCATAGCAGGCCTCGCGGGCATATTCGTCGGCCTACCGGTCGGGCATCTGGCGGATCGCATCACGCCCAAATACCTACTGTCCCTGCTTTTTATCCTGCAGGCGGCCGCTGTGCTGCTGTATCCACTGGCCACGACTTACGCGGCCTTCATCGTCGTGATCGTTTTATACCAGATGGTCGAGCGCGGTGCCAGCGCGGCACGCGGCGCCCTGGTTGCGAAGATGTTCAACAGCGAAGCGCAGAGCCCCACACGCGCCTACATTCGCACGGTCGCCAATGTTGGGTTCGGTATCGGAGCGCTCATCTCCACGAGCGCCCTCTCGCTGGACGATAGGGCAGTGTTTCATACATGCCTCTTCATCGCCGCCTTAGCCTATGTTGTGGCGGCTGGAATTACGCTCCTTCTGCCCGTTCCGACGACGCCAAAGCTACCGGCATCAGTCCATAAGGGCAGCATGATGGGAGACCGCCGTTTTCTCTCTTTCGCACTCCTGAACAGCGTGCTTTCGACTTACAACGCCGTGTTGGAAGTCGCCATGCCACTCTGGATCGTCGGCCATACCAGCGCGCCGCCCTACATGGTGCCCGCCCTGTTCGTCATCAATACGGTCCTGATCATCTTGCTTCAGGTGCCGGTGGCTCGCTTCGCGGATCGCCCGTCCCGCGCGGCCCCCGCCATGCTAACGGGCTCAGTGTTGCTTGCGATCAGCTGCATTGCGCTGCTCTTTTCCTCATACTTCACGGCAGTTCCGGCGGTTCTCATCCTGTTAGTCTGTGTCATCGTCTATTCCGTAGGCGAAGCGCTTTCCGTGGCCGGATCGTGGTCGCTCGCCTACACCCTCGCGCCGCCGGCTCGTCACGGGATTTATCAAGGCAGCTTTACCGCCAGCACGACGCTCGGCCTGCTCGTAGGTTCATCGCTCGTGACCACAGTTCCTTTATCCATGCCCGCCGTGGGTTGGCCGGGGATGGCGGTTCTCCTGACCCTTGCGGGCCTTCTGAGCTACTTTCTTTTCCACAACGACGAGCACTACCGGCCGGCCGCCGAAGAGCGATTGGGGCAGCACGGGCTGCGCTCACTCTTCAATCTCCGAAACCATAGGAAGTAG